The genomic region AATAAGATATTCATGGTAATAGATGTGAAGAGGTTTATAATTTGAGGATAAAGACAAATTTTTATTGTAAGACTAGTTAATCGCTTTTTAAACTAGTACACCAAGATTATTTGGATCTCGAAGTTAACTAGTATATCTCTTATATATCTCATCTCTTATAAGAACTTACGAAAAATGAAGACAAACAGACGTATGTATAAAAAGGATGCTATCTTGCAAATTCGAATACTAATATCTACTCATAGTTTTGTCATGGATGATCGAAAACAATGCTATAAGACTAGAATTGATTAAGGTGAGTATTCACTCTTCTTAAGCAGCTTCTGTTGTACTAATCCAAAGTAACCTCAATTTTTATTTTATAAGCCAAGTACAACACGAGTTAAAGTGTAACGACTCTCTTACGAAGATTAACGACTATATATATTTGAGATCCCAATGGGAAAAATTTTAAGATCAAAACTTCTGCCATTAAACAATACAAATCTCCAAGTGGGATCATTCTGAACCAGTTGGGATGATCACGCTGAAACAATGACATTTTGACCCCGTTTGCAATAAAACGAGCAATAAGTCTTTGATTAACTTTGACCCCTAAGTCTTTGATTAACTTTCAAAAATAATGAAGCTGTAAGGAACTCGTTAGACGAACTTATTGACCGTAACGGATCTTTCTCAGTGCTGGATAGAGCGAGCAATATGGACTAGAGAAGCATATAAGGTTTTGGCATTTCAATTTGGGTTAAAAATTATTGCGGTTGATGATGAGGATCAACTTGGTTGTTCAAAAGTTTGTATATCCTTACCGACCGCCTTGATTACATTCATGACCGAATAAAAGTCTCGGTTAAGAATGCTGAATACTCGATACTTGTGCGCAAACTCTTATCCTCTCTGCTGCTTATACAAGACAAACACATAGGTCATCACAAAGCAATAGCTAACAAATAGTCACATTGCAAACAACTTAAGAACAGAGTAGACATACTTCACCAACACAATTCAGCACCGGACATGGATCAAACACCATCCCTCTTCCTTTTGCTCCTCTTCTTTTTGCTCGAGTTCATCTTATGATTATCTGCTTTAACATGTTCATCATGTGCTGCAGCAGCAGCTTGATTCTTTCCCTTGGCATCTTTGGCTTTTTTATTACTTGTTATCTCCCCTTCTTCTTCCAATGGGAAAATATCTGGAGCGCTgacaatacatacatacatacatacatacatacatacatacatacatacatatacataaacaaacacacacacacatagatttataatatatatatatatatatatatatatatatatatatatatatatatatatatatatatatatatatataagcaaacGGTATAATGATAAAACCTGGATAGGATTTCAGACGGACTTGTTTGAGAATTAACTTTTAAGTGTGCAATGTGGCTGTTGCCATTATAATTAGCAGCATCAACAAATGTTTTAAGCACCTTATAATGTGTGTAGCATTCCGGTACCCCGAAGAGGAAAAGATCAACAGCCACACCGTTTGTTTTAAACATCTCTCCACGCCACTCCGCTCCGTAAGAACTGATTTCATCATCTAGAGGACTGACAGGCAAAagcaaacataatatatatatatatatatatatatatatatatatatatatatatatatatatatatatatatatatatatatatatatatatatatatataaactagtagtaGGGTAAAAACATTTAAGCATAACCAACATACTAAATATACATACCCTGCAATAAAGAAAAGTATCCTTCTCTGGTTACTTGCTTTTTCAGGCGGATAAAATAACAAACAAACATCAATAACTTCAGCAAAGTTCCCATCACCTTTAAGCGGAAAATAACCTAAGAAACAAGGTGAGATTGATTATAAATAATGATCCTGCTACACTAGAATTGttgatatattataattattattatataaaaacaaATAGTAAGAAGCTAACATCTTTTTAGGCAATCCAGGATTTTATCAAGTTTACTGTTGGAAGCTTCatcgagcccaacacacccactatagaggacctaggttatactcactcactagaccaacactttgacgttggttagcctttaattttatgaatcattagtgcacaataatagtgaggcgacagtgtcgaccatatataattaggtggtataaccgaccatatatcacttaggcggcagagccgaccatataataagaacaacaaaagtgcactaagaacttaaacacaaaattaaggcttgatcgggaaacttaacaaaaacacttatattaatacaaaatacaattacaatactaCTTACAAGTttttcttctctactcacactcttctcccacttcttacttcttctctacttctcaactgaaatcaacacccatatttatactactccatggaaacttctacacactagatttttccatagataaatatctagatatttttaccacataaaaatatctagatttttacattttaacatctagatttttcctcatatatataaatatatatatatatatatatatatatatatatatatatatttcttttacattttaatatctagatatttacatacattactaattccatattatctaaatttgcattgcattttaacactccccctcaatgcaaattttcttccaacgatgtcttgcagactattccaagtgcttctctgaattttgtaaacttcggtttacttaggctcttggtgaatatatctgcaacctgtttatctgtctttgttggcatcatcttgattttcccttcaaggaccttctcgcgaacataatgatagtgcacttctatatgttttgttcttgcatgaaagactggattctctgctagacgaatagctgataggttatcgcagaaaagctttacttgataatctgttgattggtgaagatcttccattagttgcttcaaccacataatttcttgtgttgctgatgccgccgatcgatattctgcttcagtgcttgacaaggatactgttggttgtctcttgctgcaccatgatattactcccgatccaagactaaacatgtatccagttgttgaccgtcgtgtatcatagtctccagcgtaatcggcgtcacaatatccagtcacgtgacattcttttgttttcttgtataaaataccaaagttaatagtgcctttaacataccttaagatgcgtcgtacaacatcaaggtgaggcttcttcggattgctcatgtatcgactaaccactccaactgcataagatatgtctggccggcttagtgtgagataaataagacttccgaccaactttcgatacatggtaacatcttgaagacttttttctTCATCTGCTCGtaattttgtattcggatccatcggagtagagataggtttgcaattaagcattccgtacttttgtaaaagatctcgcgcatgtttctgttgtcccagaaataatccttctcttttctgctctatttcgagtccaagaaaatgtttgagttctccaagctccttcataataaatctgatagacagattctctcttgttcttcggATCTCcttatagtgatctcccgtgatgattaagtcatccacatatactagcactatggctagttttccttgatcttgtttcacaaataaactagaatctgaaggagcaactgtgaaaccactttgtaccaagaactcaccaattttcccgtaccaagctcttggagcctgcttcaagccgtatagtgctttctttaatttgcagacatggtcaggatggaacttgttctcaaagcctcttggttgctccatataaatttctttgtcaagttctccatgtaagaaagcgttcttgacatccatctgccacagcttccaagatttgctagcggctaaagctagtagagctcgaattgttgtgatcttcgccactggactaaacgtttcttcataatccagcccatattgttgagaaaaacctctagcaacaagtcgagctttatacctttcaatggagccatctgatcgagtcttcaccttgtaaacccatttacaagatattggttttacatcttttggctttagaactaaactccatgtctggttttcttttagtgcattaatttcttcttccatcgctttctgccattcttaattttgcgctgcttcttcataagtagaaggctcaataggtattgattcatccacatgagcagcaatggcatacctcggattaggttgcctcggccttgttgatctccgtaattcttgcacatgctcctcggcatccatttggcttggacgaaccttttcggatgtagattgatgtaccccagttttccatagactcgtttccttagagtacgatccatctccttctttaattggatccgatatgtgctctttatgttcttctttctcttctggaccttcttctaatccatgagattctg from Rutidosis leptorrhynchoides isolate AG116_Rl617_1_P2 chromosome 9, CSIRO_AGI_Rlap_v1, whole genome shotgun sequence harbors:
- the LOC139867418 gene encoding uncharacterized protein: MTMSSKYGYFPLKGDGNFAEVIDVCLLFYPPEKASNQRRILFFIAGPLDDEISSYGAEWRGEMFKTNGVAVDLFLFGVPECYTHYKVLKTFVDAANYNGNSHIAHLKVNSQTSPSEILSSAPDIFPLEEEGEITSNKKAKDAKGKNQAAAAAHDEHVKADNHKMNSSKKKRSKRKRDGV